Proteins from one Scylla paramamosain isolate STU-SP2022 chromosome 3, ASM3559412v1, whole genome shotgun sequence genomic window:
- the LOC135088866 gene encoding mucin-2-like isoform X1, giving the protein MVRLGMEALRWLAVFLLWKGASPSPWMPLKHSPVPATNRWPVDLAPTPTQATLLSRRFAPPQTLIRRARPIRKWQNGALVGRRLHNAQLVAKPVPGVHMGRSGMIFGRRIPAHLVKGRRWKTLGLVTPIKQYGAKDEGGRNMVDRLRSRKPARNKGLANTRQDSSRRMEGRQGLRQVQPASLPVRLEVDGKVTGLQKMPAQYAYYGPGEQHGAYLLHRAGKIVRVTYIADQRGFRPKFRSFSSNAELDAFLEQHTVPSALHSGDTSLHTIGGIPTIVPVQNNLLNGAIPAADGGTSLLTTPISDHTAAPTLHTLSPITPAGKATSPPRASSSATTTTAPQEERTTTTRPAEDSAAITKPQDDAIATLTSSEDDMSTTLPKEPSSVTTLTPGLDITATVASPGDDDSTITTASSEDITTTTSPKNTTSITESTEDIAINLQLNEQDLTSFQDFTTTSQTEAITSSEDITIMTTSPRDFAVTAITEIPTTVASPGSVLAISEGSEGNTVISLVIDATPDTTSVSSFLPDFTSFPSGDITDKNIQTTTNGITIFNASETLNDITPAPQEDTLDDITLTTKMTTPDAAFTDSLNDITYLTSSEETTTVLYTPTPTRSTTIYLVNNSTEHDTTTTTTLPDRTTSATTVPDDMTTATSTFDDNITVTADDPSTTTPSTNANTTHTSNKTNAATITMSGAVITSSSIEITTLRDITITTLSENIDTFSLTDTTTDISDIPVTNPVTEVTIMSTDATTTQTDGTIETGNDVSPLPSPLTPNITSTSEEDEEVLTTPSAVSF; this is encoded by the exons ATGGTGAGGCTCGGCATGGAGGCGCTGCGCTGGTTGGCG GTATTTCTGCTTTGGAAGGGAGCCAGCCCATCTCCCTGGATGCCCCTGAAACACTCCCCAGTGCCGGCCACCAACCGCTGGCCAGTTGACCTTGCTCCTACTCCCACGCAGGCCACACTCCTTTCCAGAAGATTCGCTCCACCACAGACCCTCATCCGGAGGGCCCGCCCTATCAGGAAATGGCAAAACGGGGCTCTAGTGGGGAGAAGATTGCATAATGCACAGCTGGTGGCCAAACCTGTCCCGGGTGTTCACATGGGTCGTTCTGGAATGATTTTCGGCAGGCGAATTCCTGCACACCTTGTGAAAGGCAGGAGATGGAAAACTCTGGGACTTGTCACACCCATTAAACAATACGGGGCGAAggacgagggaggaaggaacatgGTGGACAGGCTGAGAAGCAGAAAGCCAGCAAGGAACAAAGGGCTCGCCAACACGAGACAAGACAGCtcgaggaggatggagggaagacagGGGTTGAGGCAGGTCCAGCCGGCCTCATTACCAGTAAGACTCGAG GTGGATGGAAAGGTGACAGGATTACAGAAGATGCCTGCACAGTACGCTTATTACGGGCCGGGGGAGCAGCACGGTGCCTACCTCCTGCACCGCGCCGGAAAGATCGTCCGGGTCACCTACATTGCCGACCAGAGAGGCTTTCGACCCAAGTTTAG GTCCTTTAGCAGCAATGCAGAACTCGACGCTTTCCTGGAACAGCACACTGTCCCCTCAGCCTTGCACAGCGGTGACACCTCCCTGCACACCATTGGTGGCATCCCCACTATTGTTCCCGTCCAGAATAACCTATTAAACGGTGCCATACCAGCTGCTGATGGAGGGACTAGTCTGTTGACGACACCCATTAGTGACCATACTGCCGCACCAACTCTACACACCCTTTCTCCAATCACACCTGCAGGTAAAGCCACCTCACCACCCAGAGCCTCCAGCagcgccaccactactactgcaccACAGGAAGAAAGGACTACCACTACACGACCAGCTGAAGACTCTGCAGCCATCACCAAACCCCAAGATGATGCCATTGCCACCCTGACATCGTCAGAGGATGATATGTCCACCACATTGCCAAAGGAGCCAAGTAGTGTCACCACCCTGACGCCAGGCCTCGACATCACCGCCACCGTTGCATCACCTGGAGATGATGACAGCACCATTACTACAGCATCATCAGAagacatcaccactaccacatcacCCAAAAACACTACAAGTATCACTGAATCAACTGAGGACATTGCAATCAACTTGCAACTCAATGAACAAGATCTGACATCGTTTCAAGacttcaccaccacatcacagaCAGAAGCCATCACATCATCTGAAGACATAACCATCATGACTACATCACCAAGGGACTTTGCTGTCACTGCCATTACAGAAATTCCCACTACTGTTGCATCCCCAGGCAGTGTTTTAGCCATCAGTGAAGGGTCTGAGGGGAATACTGTCATCAGTCTCGTCATCGATGCCACCCCTGACACAACCAGTGTCAGTAGCTTTCTACCTGATTTCACCAGTTTCCCTAGTGGTGATATAACAGACAAGAATATACAAACCACAACAAATGGCATTACCATATTTAATGCCAGCGAAACGCTGAATGATATCACTCCCGCACCTCAAGAAGATACATTGGATgacatcaccctcaccaccaaaatGACCACACCTGACGCTGCCTTCACAGATTCACTCAATGATATTACTTATCTTACCAGTTCTGAGGAAACTACCACTGTCCTTTACACGCCCACTCCTACCCGCAGCACCACCATATATCTTGTCAATAACTCCACTGAacatgacaccaccaccaccaccactctccccGATAGAACAACCTCTGCTACTACAGTTCCTGATGACATGACTACTGCTACCTCCACATTTGATGACAACATTACTGTAACAGCAGATGATCCCTCCACAACCACTCCAAGTACCAATGCCAATACCACTCATACTAGTAACAAAACCAATGCTGCCACTATTACTATGAGTGGTGCAGTTATAACAAGCTCCTCCATTGAAATCACCACACTGAGAGACATAACTATCACCACGTTGAGTGAAAACATCGACACCTTCAGCCTTACAGACACTACCACCGATATAAGTGATATCCCTGTCACGAATCCTGTGACTGAGGTTACCATTATGTCAAcagacgccaccaccacgcagACAGATGGCACCATTGAGACTGGTAATGACGTCTCTCCTTTACCTTCACCACTGACACCTAATATCACCAGTACctcagaggaagatgaagaggtcCTCACTACTCCATCAGCTGTGTCCTTCTAG
- the LOC135088866 gene encoding mucin-2-like isoform X2 encodes MPLKHSPVPATNRWPVDLAPTPTQATLLSRRFAPPQTLIRRARPIRKWQNGALVGRRLHNAQLVAKPVPGVHMGRSGMIFGRRIPAHLVKGRRWKTLGLVTPIKQYGAKDEGGRNMVDRLRSRKPARNKGLANTRQDSSRRMEGRQGLRQVQPASLPVRLEVDGKVTGLQKMPAQYAYYGPGEQHGAYLLHRAGKIVRVTYIADQRGFRPKFRSFSSNAELDAFLEQHTVPSALHSGDTSLHTIGGIPTIVPVQNNLLNGAIPAADGGTSLLTTPISDHTAAPTLHTLSPITPAGKATSPPRASSSATTTTAPQEERTTTTRPAEDSAAITKPQDDAIATLTSSEDDMSTTLPKEPSSVTTLTPGLDITATVASPGDDDSTITTASSEDITTTTSPKNTTSITESTEDIAINLQLNEQDLTSFQDFTTTSQTEAITSSEDITIMTTSPRDFAVTAITEIPTTVASPGSVLAISEGSEGNTVISLVIDATPDTTSVSSFLPDFTSFPSGDITDKNIQTTTNGITIFNASETLNDITPAPQEDTLDDITLTTKMTTPDAAFTDSLNDITYLTSSEETTTVLYTPTPTRSTTIYLVNNSTEHDTTTTTTLPDRTTSATTVPDDMTTATSTFDDNITVTADDPSTTTPSTNANTTHTSNKTNAATITMSGAVITSSSIEITTLRDITITTLSENIDTFSLTDTTTDISDIPVTNPVTEVTIMSTDATTTQTDGTIETGNDVSPLPSPLTPNITSTSEEDEEVLTTPSAVSF; translated from the exons ATGCCCCTGAAACACTCCCCAGTGCCGGCCACCAACCGCTGGCCAGTTGACCTTGCTCCTACTCCCACGCAGGCCACACTCCTTTCCAGAAGATTCGCTCCACCACAGACCCTCATCCGGAGGGCCCGCCCTATCAGGAAATGGCAAAACGGGGCTCTAGTGGGGAGAAGATTGCATAATGCACAGCTGGTGGCCAAACCTGTCCCGGGTGTTCACATGGGTCGTTCTGGAATGATTTTCGGCAGGCGAATTCCTGCACACCTTGTGAAAGGCAGGAGATGGAAAACTCTGGGACTTGTCACACCCATTAAACAATACGGGGCGAAggacgagggaggaaggaacatgGTGGACAGGCTGAGAAGCAGAAAGCCAGCAAGGAACAAAGGGCTCGCCAACACGAGACAAGACAGCtcgaggaggatggagggaagacagGGGTTGAGGCAGGTCCAGCCGGCCTCATTACCAGTAAGACTCGAG GTGGATGGAAAGGTGACAGGATTACAGAAGATGCCTGCACAGTACGCTTATTACGGGCCGGGGGAGCAGCACGGTGCCTACCTCCTGCACCGCGCCGGAAAGATCGTCCGGGTCACCTACATTGCCGACCAGAGAGGCTTTCGACCCAAGTTTAG GTCCTTTAGCAGCAATGCAGAACTCGACGCTTTCCTGGAACAGCACACTGTCCCCTCAGCCTTGCACAGCGGTGACACCTCCCTGCACACCATTGGTGGCATCCCCACTATTGTTCCCGTCCAGAATAACCTATTAAACGGTGCCATACCAGCTGCTGATGGAGGGACTAGTCTGTTGACGACACCCATTAGTGACCATACTGCCGCACCAACTCTACACACCCTTTCTCCAATCACACCTGCAGGTAAAGCCACCTCACCACCCAGAGCCTCCAGCagcgccaccactactactgcaccACAGGAAGAAAGGACTACCACTACACGACCAGCTGAAGACTCTGCAGCCATCACCAAACCCCAAGATGATGCCATTGCCACCCTGACATCGTCAGAGGATGATATGTCCACCACATTGCCAAAGGAGCCAAGTAGTGTCACCACCCTGACGCCAGGCCTCGACATCACCGCCACCGTTGCATCACCTGGAGATGATGACAGCACCATTACTACAGCATCATCAGAagacatcaccactaccacatcacCCAAAAACACTACAAGTATCACTGAATCAACTGAGGACATTGCAATCAACTTGCAACTCAATGAACAAGATCTGACATCGTTTCAAGacttcaccaccacatcacagaCAGAAGCCATCACATCATCTGAAGACATAACCATCATGACTACATCACCAAGGGACTTTGCTGTCACTGCCATTACAGAAATTCCCACTACTGTTGCATCCCCAGGCAGTGTTTTAGCCATCAGTGAAGGGTCTGAGGGGAATACTGTCATCAGTCTCGTCATCGATGCCACCCCTGACACAACCAGTGTCAGTAGCTTTCTACCTGATTTCACCAGTTTCCCTAGTGGTGATATAACAGACAAGAATATACAAACCACAACAAATGGCATTACCATATTTAATGCCAGCGAAACGCTGAATGATATCACTCCCGCACCTCAAGAAGATACATTGGATgacatcaccctcaccaccaaaatGACCACACCTGACGCTGCCTTCACAGATTCACTCAATGATATTACTTATCTTACCAGTTCTGAGGAAACTACCACTGTCCTTTACACGCCCACTCCTACCCGCAGCACCACCATATATCTTGTCAATAACTCCACTGAacatgacaccaccaccaccaccactctccccGATAGAACAACCTCTGCTACTACAGTTCCTGATGACATGACTACTGCTACCTCCACATTTGATGACAACATTACTGTAACAGCAGATGATCCCTCCACAACCACTCCAAGTACCAATGCCAATACCACTCATACTAGTAACAAAACCAATGCTGCCACTATTACTATGAGTGGTGCAGTTATAACAAGCTCCTCCATTGAAATCACCACACTGAGAGACATAACTATCACCACGTTGAGTGAAAACATCGACACCTTCAGCCTTACAGACACTACCACCGATATAAGTGATATCCCTGTCACGAATCCTGTGACTGAGGTTACCATTATGTCAAcagacgccaccaccacgcagACAGATGGCACCATTGAGACTGGTAATGACGTCTCTCCTTTACCTTCACCACTGACACCTAATATCACCAGTACctcagaggaagatgaagaggtcCTCACTACTCCATCAGCTGTGTCCTTCTAG